A genome region from Alicyclobacillus acidocaldarius subsp. acidocaldarius DSM 446 includes the following:
- a CDS encoding phospholipase D-like domain-containing protein — MRVNKGRLRLRLAAAVAPALLFMTACGQANVSPQRATAGASPQGAATGAAPSPANESASIAASASQFTWIGEPGAGSAPWVSAIERARQRVDYNVYLLTDENVANALKQAAARGVAVRLILDSHPYDFPDAVSKELAMFRGSKVQVKTWSPSATSYDHAKYLVVDGRVAIVGSANATYSALDGGANLEDNVEIDGGTLPADLDALFEADWAGRPRPSLPPALIVSPGSSKALADQIRQPGPVMMAEEELYDAPDVMAAMEAKGRQLELLLPSSIDSEEMANARMLAGHGVQVRLLSSPYVHAKLIAGTEAVFVGSENLSANSLDDNREVGIAVTQPLVRAQAQAWFAQYWQKAQPLSSASGTSGGGASTGSGGAYPYLPLGISESEARAKWGPPSSISSTTYHGRPETVWTYPNGARLYFQDGKLVHVSR; from the coding sequence ATGCGCGTGAACAAAGGTCGGCTTCGGCTCAGGCTGGCCGCCGCTGTGGCGCCCGCCCTGCTTTTCATGACGGCGTGCGGCCAGGCGAACGTCTCGCCCCAACGTGCGACGGCCGGCGCGTCTCCCCAAGGCGCGGCGACGGGCGCCGCGCCATCCCCGGCCAACGAGTCCGCCTCCATCGCGGCGTCCGCCAGCCAATTCACGTGGATTGGGGAGCCCGGCGCCGGATCGGCACCCTGGGTGAGCGCGATTGAACGAGCGCGCCAGCGCGTGGATTACAACGTCTACCTACTCACCGACGAAAACGTCGCCAACGCGCTCAAGCAGGCTGCGGCGCGCGGCGTGGCGGTGCGCCTCATCCTCGACAGCCACCCCTACGACTTCCCGGACGCTGTCTCGAAGGAACTCGCGATGTTCCGCGGTTCCAAGGTGCAGGTGAAGACGTGGTCGCCCTCCGCGACGAGCTACGATCACGCCAAGTACCTGGTGGTGGACGGGCGCGTCGCCATTGTCGGCTCGGCCAACGCCACGTATTCGGCCCTCGACGGCGGCGCCAACCTCGAGGACAACGTCGAGATCGACGGCGGTACCCTCCCGGCCGATCTCGACGCGCTGTTTGAGGCGGACTGGGCGGGGCGCCCCCGGCCGAGCCTCCCGCCCGCGCTCATTGTGTCGCCGGGATCGTCCAAGGCGCTCGCCGATCAGATCCGCCAGCCCGGCCCGGTCATGATGGCCGAGGAGGAGCTGTACGACGCCCCGGACGTCATGGCGGCCATGGAGGCGAAGGGCCGCCAGCTCGAGCTCTTGCTTCCGTCCTCCATCGATAGCGAGGAGATGGCGAACGCGCGCATGCTTGCGGGCCACGGCGTGCAGGTCCGGCTCCTGTCGTCGCCTTATGTGCACGCGAAGCTGATTGCGGGCACGGAGGCCGTCTTCGTCGGCAGCGAGAACCTCTCCGCCAACTCGCTCGACGACAACCGGGAGGTCGGGATCGCCGTCACGCAGCCCCTCGTGCGCGCGCAGGCGCAGGCGTGGTTCGCCCAGTATTGGCAGAAGGCGCAGCCGTTGTCGAGCGCGTCCGGGACGTCCGGCGGCGGGGCGTCCACGGGCTCCGGCGGGGCGTATCCCTACCTGCCGCTCGGGATTTCCGAGTCGGAGGCGCGGGCGAAGTGGGGACCGCCGTCGTCCATCTCGTCCACCACGTACCACGGCAGGCCCGAGACCGTCTGGACGTATCCGAACGGCGCGCGGCTCTACTTCCAGGACGGCAAGCTGGTGCACGTCTCGCGATGA
- a CDS encoding glycerophosphodiester phosphodiesterase: MIRELLMRDDTLFIAHRGASAECPENTLPAFVRAAELGADMIELDVRLTGDGGVVVLHDPTVDRTTNGSGLAADMRLADLRKLDAGSWFDARFRGTLIPTLDEVFATVPHMCLNIELKTSPVAHTRQLIRRVLGAIYRHNARDRVLISSFDHAALAEVRRFDRDIAIGVLFTGRLLEPIQLAERLGAQSLHPDIEHLDPLFVAEAKSHHLAVYAWTAKSELAVNRALACQVSGIILDDLRLRQIATKAVPSPTPPSA, from the coding sequence ATGATTCGAGAACTCCTGATGCGCGACGACACGCTCTTTATCGCCCACCGCGGCGCGTCCGCCGAATGCCCGGAGAACACGCTGCCCGCCTTCGTGCGGGCGGCGGAATTGGGCGCGGACATGATTGAGCTCGACGTCCGCCTGACGGGCGACGGCGGCGTCGTGGTCCTGCACGATCCGACGGTCGACCGGACGACCAACGGCAGCGGCCTGGCCGCCGACATGCGCCTCGCCGATCTGCGCAAGCTCGACGCCGGATCGTGGTTTGACGCGCGCTTTCGCGGCACACTCATCCCCACGCTCGACGAGGTGTTCGCGACCGTGCCGCACATGTGCCTGAACATCGAGCTGAAGACGAGCCCCGTCGCGCACACCCGCCAGCTCATCCGCCGCGTCCTTGGCGCCATTTACCGCCACAACGCGCGCGATCGCGTCCTCATCTCCTCCTTCGATCACGCCGCGCTGGCCGAGGTTCGCCGCTTCGACCGCGACATCGCCATCGGCGTGCTCTTCACCGGGCGCCTGCTCGAGCCCATCCAGCTCGCGGAGCGCCTCGGCGCGCAGAGCCTCCACCCCGACATCGAACATCTGGATCCCCTGTTTGTGGCCGAGGCCAAATCCCACCACCTCGCGGTGTACGCGTGGACCGCGAAGAGCGAGCTGGCCGTGAACCGGGCCTTGGCGTGCCAGGTGTCCGGCATCATCCTGGACGATCTCCGGCTGAGGCAAATCGCCACCAAGGCTGTCCCCTCGCCCACGCCGCCCTCCGCGTGA